The region GGATGTCACACCCGCTTAAATCAATCGGATCAGCCTTCTTGGGTTTTGGGGGGCAATGGTCCTAATAGGTCCTTAGGACAAAGCGACAAATGAATCAGGTGCTCGGAGAAATCACACATCTTGAAAGGACCGTTGTCGGAAAAAACAAGTGAAAAAGGGACTTTTTCGACAGGTTAGAGGATTTTGCGCCTAATTCGCATTTTATTAACTGTCGGCATCGTGAACGATACATCTTGATGAATTAACCGTAATAAGCCTCAAATAGAAAGACATTATGGCAAATACAGCAATTAATATTTTTCTCATCTGCGACCTATCGATATTCAGAACTGCGCTTCGTATGTTGATCGAGTCTGAAAATCGTTTTCAAGTTGTAGGTGAGGCCTCGGACGCGAATACGGCCGTCGAACAGATCGCAAAACTCCGACCCAATATTATTCTTGTCGATGTTTCGGACATTGACGAAAGGGCATTGCTGCCATTATCTTCGCCCGAGATCGCCAAGATACCCGTACTGATACTGACTAGAAAAGATCAGGTCGAGTTTTACCAACAATGCCTGAAACTTGGCATCAAAGGATTGGTGTCTAAGCAAAACGGAGCAGAGGTGCTTTACAAGGCTATCGAGAAAGTTTGCGAGGGTGAATTTTGGT is a window of Chloracidobacterium sp. DNA encoding:
- a CDS encoding response regulator transcription factor, with translation MANTAINIFLICDLSIFRTALRMLIESENRFQVVGEASDANTAVEQIAKLRPNIILVDVSDIDERALLPLSSPEIAKIPVLILTRKDQVEFYQQCLKLGIKGLVSKQNGAEVLYKAIEKVCEGEFWFDRSIMGATIRHMLNEKQSFLDNPAVQKANGMTEREREVVELICRGMKNKGIAEKLFIAETTVRHHLTSVFNKLDVTSRLELVIYAFKHQLVKVPSLQNSFEENGSDGQDLHYLEARS